The following are from one region of the candidate division KSB1 bacterium genome:
- a CDS encoding type I polyketide synthase, with the protein MEDLSTRIANLTPEKRALLEKRLKEKSDRKEPPAPEPLAVIGMSCRFPGGANGSAAFWQLLKNGVDAIREVPQDRWPVSAYYDPTPATPGRMNTRWGGFIDGVDQFDADFFGISPREAAQMDPQQRLLLEVAWEALEQAGQTLAALRGSATGVFIGIHSHSSEYAMMQLADPASAGTYTSTGTAHSVMANRISYWFDLRGPSLALDTACSSSLVAAHLACQSLRQHECRMALAGGVNLILAPEFTIALSQMNMMAADGRCKTFDASADGFVRGEGCGVVVLKRLSDALADGDPILALIRGSAVNQDGSTNGITAPNALSQQEVIRAALQNAGVAPQEISYVETHGTGTILGDPIEVEALTAVLGQPRPGQLPCVLGSVKANLGHLEGAAGIAGLIKTVLCLQHGEIPPQLHFKQLNPHITLSGTPFEIHPAGCAWPAAERRFAGVSSFGFGGTNAHLVLEAWRGQPEAENEKAADDAAVSQLLPLSARSPEALRQVVESYCRFLPGASCTPADLAYTAGVRRTHHEHRLAIVGRSLPEMAQKLAAFAAGEEDTGVLAARRKPGDRQPPLAFVFSGQGPNWFGVGRQLLAHEPVFRASMEACDALLRQLAGWSLLEELQRAEADSRLEEAEIAQPAFCAMQISLAALWQSWGIVPEAVIGHSVGEIAAAHVAGALTLAEAMTVVYHRGRLLQRETGRGKMAAVELSPEEMQKILAGYADRLALASINSPNAVVISGDAGALEEVAHLLQQREISCRQLTVKFASHSPQMEPCRFELTRLLQGLQPRPTMLPMISTVTGEAIAGDHLDAGYWGRNVRATVRFAEGIARLLQEDFRAFVEISPHPVIAGAITQCAQQQQKETVVVSSLRRGQDDRAMLLTALGTLYVHGYEVKWPALHPAGGRVVALPGYPWQHRRYWLEARRSSGRRQTVRGSDSRLPLAQPGHPLLAERVFAAVPIFEVPVGFTTLPFLEDHRVTDAGLVPAAVYLEMLRAAAAEIFGNRPHVITDMNIHAALAVPASGEVTLQLILTPQSAETHAFQIFSLAGEAERVAWQLHATGSLAPVTEATTAGTAPLVPADLQARLAATLSGDAFYERLGALGFQFGPRFRGVRQLWLGKEEALGRIEVPEALSSETGDYFIHPALLDAGLQMLAALLPDTGPHAEPVLMVNLGRFQMHRPPGTVLWSHARLQPESGHAAAVFHGDVHLYNETGELIASAENLLLKRLPRGLLQRETPAGKTEWLYEMSWQPAPPPPPVPAGETPAPVIAPAEILASLRPALRETAAQHGLAQFADLAPHLESLSLMYVLHAFHQLGWDCRAGEEFTAPALFEKLGIVPAQHPLAKRMLDMLVEDGLLTPAGGGRYQAAATITAIDPQWHLQELLKESPVCATELKLLGQCGDRLAEVLCGRCDPLTLLFPAAGEVSAEKLYRDSAFARTANVLAYQTLAAVVAQWPADRKIRVLEIGAGTGGTTAFVLEALPAERLEYVFTDVSPLFLSTAAEKFRNRTGLHYRLLDIEKDPVAQGFDGQQFDIILAANVLHATADLRRTLQHVKTLLASQGLLLLLEGTVQQRWIDLIFGMTEGWWRFRDHDLRPAHPLLSEFQWQEVLAQAGFEEPVALAEVDGLHKQALLLARGPRVQAQTNWLIFADSSGLGRQLAEYCAARNQAAHLVTAGATFEAPGGAGFRVNPANPADFQQLLRAAPAAQRRLVYLWGMNTPPLVATALEQAEAGQTMSTGGLLHLVQALAEEQPPAAAKLWVITAGAQPAGERSAGLAVQQAPLWGMSRVIALEHPEFWGGVIDVDPQADPAALVPKLWQEMAAASEEDQIAWRGEQRYVARLTRRQIAEPSRGAAGNGREGLPIRGDGSYLITGGFGGLGLLLAKWLVEQGGRQVFLLGRRGLPPRESWPGLSEDSEFWQPVAAIRELEALGAQITPLAADVSDLAQMSALFARFGTAAPPLRGILHAAAVIHRHPLRETSLENLQSALRPKLYGTWVLHHLSQALPLDFFVLFSSTTALLGAGAMADYAAANQFLDAFAHYRRSLGLPALSVNWGTWEKMRLFSTAEQERVARSGLRPMPAGQALATLEHVLALPLAQIAIADVDWSTLKSIYEARRRRPVLQDVTDPAPAPESKPAKGRIDIRTQLQQTPPQDRHEVLLHFVQSQAAAVLGIAAAQNVDPARGFFEMGMDSLTSVELRRRLERSLGETLPSTLTFNYPNVAALTAYLAQRVLRLEQAGPPAPAAPVNGGTAAAASTAKQEDYSEEELVAMLAAKLHKA; encoded by the coding sequence ATGGAAGACCTCTCCACACGCATTGCCAACCTGACGCCCGAAAAACGCGCCCTGCTGGAAAAGCGCTTGAAGGAAAAGTCCGATAGGAAGGAACCGCCGGCGCCCGAGCCGCTGGCCGTGATCGGCATGAGCTGCCGTTTTCCCGGTGGCGCCAATGGCAGCGCGGCCTTCTGGCAGCTTCTGAAAAACGGTGTCGATGCCATTCGGGAGGTGCCGCAAGACCGCTGGCCGGTGTCGGCCTACTACGATCCCACCCCCGCCACCCCCGGCAGGATGAACACCCGCTGGGGCGGCTTCATCGACGGGGTCGATCAATTCGACGCCGACTTCTTCGGCATCTCGCCGCGCGAAGCCGCGCAGATGGACCCGCAGCAACGCCTGCTGCTGGAAGTGGCCTGGGAGGCGCTGGAGCAAGCCGGCCAAACGCTGGCAGCCCTGCGCGGCAGCGCCACCGGTGTGTTCATCGGCATTCACAGCCACAGCAGTGAATATGCCATGATGCAGCTCGCCGACCCTGCGTCGGCCGGCACCTACACCAGCACCGGCACGGCGCACAGCGTGATGGCGAACCGCATCTCCTACTGGTTCGATTTGCGCGGCCCCAGCCTGGCGCTGGACACCGCCTGCTCCTCCTCGCTGGTGGCCGCCCATCTCGCCTGCCAGAGTTTGCGCCAGCATGAGTGCCGCATGGCCCTGGCCGGCGGCGTGAATTTGATTCTCGCCCCCGAATTCACCATCGCGCTGTCGCAGATGAACATGATGGCGGCCGACGGCCGCTGCAAAACGTTCGATGCCAGCGCCGATGGTTTTGTGCGCGGCGAAGGCTGCGGCGTGGTGGTGCTCAAACGGCTTTCCGATGCCCTTGCCGACGGCGATCCGATTTTGGCGTTGATTCGCGGCAGTGCGGTCAACCAGGACGGCAGCACCAACGGCATCACCGCGCCCAATGCCCTGTCGCAACAGGAGGTGATTCGTGCCGCCTTGCAGAATGCCGGCGTGGCGCCGCAGGAAATCAGCTACGTGGAAACACACGGCACCGGCACCATTCTCGGCGATCCCATCGAAGTGGAAGCGCTCACCGCGGTGCTCGGCCAGCCGCGGCCCGGGCAACTGCCGTGCGTGCTCGGCTCGGTGAAAGCCAACCTCGGTCATCTCGAAGGCGCCGCCGGCATTGCGGGTCTCATCAAAACCGTGCTGTGTTTGCAGCACGGCGAAATCCCGCCCCAGCTTCATTTCAAGCAGCTCAACCCGCACATCACGCTGAGCGGCACGCCCTTCGAAATCCACCCCGCGGGCTGTGCCTGGCCCGCTGCGGAGAGAAGATTCGCAGGCGTCAGTTCCTTTGGCTTCGGCGGCACCAATGCCCATCTTGTGCTGGAAGCCTGGCGCGGCCAGCCGGAGGCGGAGAATGAAAAGGCCGCGGACGATGCCGCAGTGAGCCAGTTGCTGCCGCTGTCGGCGCGCAGCCCGGAGGCTTTGCGGCAGGTGGTGGAATCGTATTGCCGCTTTTTACCCGGGGCAAGCTGCACGCCCGCTGATTTGGCCTATACTGCCGGCGTGCGGCGCACGCATCATGAACACCGTTTGGCGATCGTCGGCCGTTCCCTGCCCGAAATGGCACAGAAGCTCGCAGCCTTTGCCGCCGGGGAGGAAGACACCGGCGTGCTGGCCGCGCGCCGCAAGCCCGGCGACCGGCAACCGCCGCTGGCCTTTGTGTTTTCCGGACAGGGGCCGAACTGGTTTGGCGTGGGCCGGCAATTGCTCGCGCACGAACCGGTCTTTCGCGCCAGTATGGAAGCTTGCGATGCCCTGTTGCGCCAGCTCGCCGGCTGGTCCCTGCTGGAGGAATTGCAGCGCGCGGAGGCGGATTCCCGGCTCGAGGAGGCGGAGATTGCCCAGCCCGCCTTTTGCGCGATGCAGATCAGTCTGGCGGCATTGTGGCAATCCTGGGGCATTGTTCCTGAAGCGGTGATCGGTCACAGCGTCGGCGAGATCGCTGCCGCGCACGTGGCCGGCGCCCTCACCCTCGCAGAAGCGATGACGGTGGTGTATCATCGCGGCCGGCTGCTGCAGCGCGAAACCGGTCGCGGCAAAATGGCGGCGGTGGAGTTGTCGCCGGAGGAAATGCAGAAAATACTCGCCGGCTACGCCGACCGCCTGGCCCTTGCCTCGATCAACAGTCCCAACGCCGTGGTCATTTCCGGCGATGCCGGGGCACTGGAGGAGGTGGCGCACCTGCTGCAGCAGCGCGAAATCTCCTGCCGCCAGCTCACCGTCAAGTTCGCTTCCCACAGCCCGCAGATGGAGCCCTGCCGTTTCGAATTGACCAGGCTGCTGCAGGGCTTGCAACCGCGGCCGACAATGCTGCCGATGATTTCAACCGTGACCGGCGAAGCCATCGCGGGCGATCATCTTGATGCCGGCTATTGGGGCCGCAACGTGCGCGCCACGGTGCGTTTTGCGGAAGGCATTGCCCGTCTGCTGCAGGAGGATTTCCGCGCTTTCGTGGAAATCAGTCCGCATCCGGTCATTGCCGGCGCGATCACCCAATGTGCCCAGCAGCAGCAAAAGGAAACCGTCGTGGTCAGCTCGCTGCGCCGCGGCCAGGATGATCGCGCCATGCTGCTGACCGCGCTCGGCACGCTTTACGTACACGGTTACGAAGTGAAGTGGCCGGCGCTGCATCCTGCGGGCGGCAGGGTCGTGGCCCTGCCCGGCTATCCCTGGCAACACCGGCGTTACTGGCTGGAAGCGCGCCGCTCATCCGGTCGTCGCCAGACCGTGCGGGGGAGCGACAGCCGGTTGCCGCTGGCGCAGCCCGGCCATCCGCTTCTGGCAGAGCGTGTATTCGCCGCGGTTCCCATTTTTGAAGTGCCGGTCGGTTTCACCACCCTGCCTTTTCTCGAAGACCACCGCGTGACAGACGCCGGTCTTGTGCCCGCCGCGGTTTATTTGGAAATGCTGCGGGCGGCGGCTGCGGAGATTTTCGGCAACCGCCCTCATGTGATAACCGACATGAACATTCACGCGGCGCTGGCAGTGCCGGCGTCCGGCGAGGTCACGCTGCAGCTCATTCTCACACCGCAATCGGCAGAGACGCATGCCTTTCAAATTTTCAGTCTTGCCGGGGAAGCGGAGCGGGTTGCATGGCAACTGCATGCGACGGGCAGTCTCGCGCCGGTGACGGAAGCGACCACTGCCGGCACCGCCCCGCTGGTCCCGGCCGATCTGCAAGCACGGCTGGCAGCGACCCTCAGTGGCGATGCCTTTTATGAAAGACTCGGGGCGCTGGGTTTTCAATTCGGCCCGCGTTTTCGCGGTGTGCGCCAGCTTTGGCTGGGAAAAGAGGAGGCGCTGGGCCGCATCGAGGTGCCGGAGGCGCTGTCATCGGAAACCGGAGACTATTTCATTCATCCGGCGTTGTTGGATGCCGGCTTGCAAATGCTCGCGGCTTTGCTGCCCGACACCGGCCCGCACGCCGAACCGGTGTTGATGGTCAATCTCGGCCGCTTTCAGATGCACCGGCCTCCCGGCACTGTGCTGTGGAGCCATGCGCGGCTGCAGCCGGAGAGCGGGCACGCCGCCGCTGTTTTTCACGGCGACGTTCATCTCTACAACGAAACCGGTGAGCTGATCGCCAGCGCGGAAAACCTGCTGCTGAAGCGCCTGCCACGCGGTCTGCTACAGCGCGAAACACCGGCTGGCAAAACCGAATGGCTCTATGAGATGAGCTGGCAACCGGCGCCGCCACCCCCGCCGGTGCCCGCCGGGGAGACTCCGGCGCCGGTGATCGCGCCCGCGGAAATCCTGGCTTCGCTGCGGCCGGCGCTAAGGGAAACGGCGGCGCAACACGGCCTGGCGCAGTTCGCCGATCTCGCACCGCATCTCGAAAGCCTGAGCTTGATGTATGTGCTGCATGCCTTTCATCAGTTGGGCTGGGATTGCAGGGCCGGCGAGGAATTCACGGCACCTGCCCTTTTCGAGAAACTGGGAATCGTGCCGGCGCAGCACCCTCTGGCGAAGCGCATGCTGGATATGCTGGTCGAAGACGGCCTGCTCACGCCGGCGGGCGGCGGCCGGTATCAGGCGGCCGCCACCATCACGGCCATCGATCCGCAGTGGCATCTGCAGGAATTGCTGAAGGAGAGCCCCGTCTGCGCCACGGAACTGAAGCTGCTGGGCCAGTGCGGCGACCGGCTCGCGGAAGTGCTGTGCGGCCGGTGTGATCCGTTGACGCTGTTGTTTCCCGCAGCCGGGGAAGTCTCCGCGGAAAAACTCTATCGTGATTCTGCTTTTGCCAGAACCGCCAATGTGCTGGCCTATCAGACGCTGGCAGCGGTGGTGGCGCAATGGCCAGCAGACCGCAAAATTCGCGTGCTGGAGATCGGCGCAGGCACCGGCGGCACCACCGCTTTTGTGCTGGAGGCGCTGCCGGCAGAGCGTCTGGAGTATGTGTTTACCGACGTCTCCCCACTCTTTCTCAGCACGGCCGCGGAAAAGTTCCGCAACCGCACCGGTCTGCACTACCGGTTGCTGGACATCGAAAAGGATCCCGTGGCGCAAGGGTTTGACGGACAGCAGTTCGACATCATCCTCGCGGCCAATGTGCTGCACGCCACGGCAGACCTGCGCCGGACTTTGCAACATGTCAAAACGCTGCTGGCGTCGCAGGGCCTCCTGCTCCTGCTCGAAGGCACGGTGCAGCAGCGCTGGATCGATCTCATTTTCGGGATGACCGAGGGCTGGTGGCGTTTCCGCGATCATGATCTGCGACCGGCGCATCCCCTGCTTTCAGAATTCCAGTGGCAGGAGGTGCTGGCGCAGGCCGGCTTCGAAGAGCCTGTTGCACTTGCAGAAGTCGATGGCTTGCACAAGCAGGCGCTGTTGCTGGCGCGTGGTCCGCGGGTTCAGGCGCAGACCAACTGGTTGATCTTCGCGGACAGCAGCGGCCTCGGCCGGCAGCTCGCTGAATATTGCGCCGCCCGCAATCAAGCCGCGCACCTGGTGACCGCCGGCGCGACCTTCGAAGCGCCGGGCGGAGCGGGCTTCCGCGTCAATCCCGCGAACCCTGCCGACTTTCAACAACTGCTGCGCGCTGCACCGGCAGCACAGCGGCGGCTGGTTTATCTCTGGGGGATGAATACCCCACCGCTCGTTGCGACCGCGCTCGAACAGGCGGAGGCCGGGCAAACCATGAGCACTGGCGGCCTGCTGCATCTCGTGCAGGCGCTGGCGGAGGAACAACCGCCGGCCGCGGCGAAGCTCTGGGTGATCACCGCCGGCGCGCAGCCGGCGGGAGAGCGCAGCGCCGGCCTCGCTGTCCAGCAGGCGCCGTTGTGGGGAATGAGCCGGGTGATTGCGCTCGAACATCCCGAATTTTGGGGTGGCGTGATCGACGTGGACCCGCAGGCCGATCCCGCTGCGCTGGTGCCGAAGCTGTGGCAGGAGATGGCAGCGGCATCAGAGGAAGATCAGATTGCCTGGCGCGGCGAGCAGCGTTACGTGGCGCGTCTCACCCGCCGGCAGATCGCAGAGCCTTCCCGCGGCGCGGCCGGCAACGGCCGGGAGGGGCTGCCGATTCGCGGTGACGGCAGTTATCTCATCACCGGTGGTTTCGGCGGGCTCGGTCTGCTGCTGGCGAAATGGCTGGTCGAGCAGGGCGGCCGGCAGGTGTTTCTGCTTGGCCGGCGCGGCCTGCCGCCGCGCGAGAGCTGGCCGGGTTTGAGCGAGGACAGCGAATTCTGGCAACCGGTGGCGGCAATTCGCGAGCTGGAGGCGCTGGGTGCGCAGATCACGCCGCTTGCTGCGGATGTCAGCGATCTGGCGCAAATGTCCGCCCTGTTTGCGCGCTTTGGCACGGCGGCGCCGCCGTTGCGCGGGATTCTGCACGCGGCTGCCGTGATTCATCGGCATCCGTTGCGCGAAACCAGTCTCGAAAATTTGCAGTCGGCGCTGCGGCCGAAACTATACGGCACCTGGGTGTTGCATCATCTCAGCCAGGCGCTGCCGCTGGATTTCTTCGTGCTGTTTTCCTCGACCACTGCGCTGCTGGGTGCGGGCGCCATGGCGGATTACGCCGCCGCCAACCAGTTCCTCGATGCCTTCGCACATTATCGCCGCAGTTTGGGCCTGCCCGCGCTCAGTGTGAATTGGGGCACCTGGGAGAAAATGCGCCTGTTCTCAACCGCCGAGCAGGAAAGGGTGGCGCGCTCCGGCCTGCGGCCCATGCCGGCCGGGCAGGCACTGGCAACCCTCGAACACGTGCTGGCGCTCCCCCTGGCACAAATCGCGATTGCCGATGTCGACTGGAGCACACTCAAGTCGATTTATGAGGCCAGACGGCGCCGGCCCGTCCTCCAGGACGTGACGGACCCGGCACCAGCGCCGGAGAGCAAGCCGGCCAAAGGCAGGATCGATATTCGCACCCAACTGCAACAAACGCCGCCGCAAGATCGCCATGAGGTCCTGCTGCATTTCGTGCAAAGCCAGGCTGCCGCCGTGTTGGGAATTGCCGCCGCGCAAAATGTCGACCCGGCGCGCGGCTTTTTCGAAATGGGCATGGATTCGCTCACTTCGGTGGAATTGCGCCGCCGCCTGGAACGCAGCCTGGGCGAAACGCTGCCCAGCACGCTGACTTTCAATTATCCCAATGTCGCCGCGCTCACGGCTTATCTCGCACAGCGGGTCTTGCGATTGGAGCAGGCCGGGCCACCCGCGCCCGCTGCCCCGGTGAATGGCGGCACGGCGGCCGCGGCCAGCACGGCCAAACAGGAAGATTACTCCGAAGAGGAGCTGGTGGCGATGCTCGCCGCCAAGCTGCACAAGGCTTGA